A section of the Osmia lignaria lignaria isolate PbOS001 chromosome 3, iyOsmLign1, whole genome shotgun sequence genome encodes:
- the Mps1 gene encoding dual specificity protein kinase monopolar spindle 1, whose amino-acid sequence MLNNMDFQNHSNSRPKFQPIRVKELEHFCESDDDESEDKTQDSNTDSDSDEPQPIPQDDCSENESDKSLPLHNIEKKSDLKISGVLHTIISSKPEEPMLINTIENVPQSGSHNLHNTNIKVERLESKALINEENVHHENVCSNDKSKSLDTGTLVGSIDHHWALQTPLKHALIGAVHPDPCVSRRNIIQTPQNKLSNPSNNQGLTPATISCHRSHNNVIQTPLQNKSNNLRDLMHTPKNSVYFTPNMTNHDTPRYLNTGSKVRKPVSDTGGFTQNDTSSRRLLQESQPLKINEITPRVQNKLCNNTLCDKLSMQKPIFETSKEVVHLKSDFNEESKENEYPNAKNVAVKGTGTLNKMSVTQNNGYTRCTKDSSEENLKSVCDDFQNKNLTCNNQNRQQELKKFVDNASNVQFSIPSNIPKSKQGRALLIKGKEYLILGTLGHGMSGKVLRAQDLSSLELCAIKCVNLTCMEKDSAQGCLEEISMLHKLQAPCVVKMFDYEIKYPMVYVVMEMGDTDLSRLIKSMLQEKQIPLTMILYYWTEMLTAVKHIHDNGVIHSDLKPANFLLVRGRLKLIDFGIASSMNADMTSVVKNCPIGTLNYISPEALMDTGGNSDSPSQNVKYKISFKSDVWSLGCILYSLVYGHTPFHHIRSQWAKVNAITNPKLNILFPATLSSGEGNKVIPSPPILIEVMRKCLQHDPKARPTVAELLQVEYVPTEQKRTLTAVPEIPTNILVKIKHALSEDEWRQLISILENKRYT is encoded by the exons ATGTTGAATAACATGgattttcaaaatcattcaAATTCACGTCCAAAGTTTCAACCGATACGTGTGAAAGAATTAGAACATTTTTGTGAGAGTGATGACGATGAAAGTGAGGATAAGACGCAGGATTCTAATACCGATTCAGATTCTGATGAGCCACAGCCTATACCGCAAGATGATTGCTCTGAAAATGAATCGGATAAGTCGTTACCTTTGCATAATATAGAAAAGAAGAGTGACTTAAAAATTAGTGGAGTTTTGCATACAATTATTTCTTCAAAGCCTGAAGAACCTATGTTAATTAATACTATTGAAAATGTACCACAATCTGGATCTCATAATTTACACAATACAAACATTAAAGTGGAAAGATTAGAATCGAAGGCATTGATAAACGAAGAAAATGTACATCATGAGAATGTATGTTCTAATGATAAATCAAAGAGCTTAGATACAGGAACGTTAGTAGGTTCTATTGATCATCATTGGGCATTACAAACTCCTTTGAAACATGCGCTAATTGGTGCTGTACATCCAGATCCATGTGTTTCTCGACGAAATATTATTCAAACACCACAAAATAAATTATCCAACCCATCTAACAATCAGGGATTAACTCCAGCTACAATTTCATGTCATCGTTCTcataataatgtaatacaaaCACCGTTACAAAATAAAAGTAACAATTTGAGAGACTTAATGCATACTCCGAAAAATTCGGTTTATTTTACACCAAATATGACCAATCACGATACTCCAAG gTATTTAAATACAGGAAGTAAAGTAAGAAAACCTGTATCAGATACAGGAGGTTTCACACAAAATGATACTTCAAGTAGACGCTTGCTACAAGAATCTCAACcgctaaaaataaatgaaataacacCCAGGGttcaaaataaattatgtaacaATACTTTGTGCGATAAACTAAGTATGCAAAAACCGATATTTGAAACATCGAAAGAAGTTGTACATTTGAAATCAGATTTTAACGAAGaatcaaaagaaaatgaatatccAAATGCAAAAAATGTAGCAGTTAAAGGAACAGGAACACTGAATAAGATGTCGGTAACACAAAATAATGGATACACTCGTTGTACCAAAGATAGTAGTGAAGAAAACTTGAAATCGGTATGCGATGATTTTCAAAATAAGAATTTAACGTGTAATAATCAAAATCGGCAGCAAGAGTTAAAAAAATTTGTAGATAATGCGTCAAACGTACAATTTTCAATTCCATCTAATATACCTAAATCGAAACAAGGTAGAGCGCttttaataaaaggaaaagaatatttaattttgggTACACTTGGTCATGGTATGAGTGGAAAAGTTTTGAGAGCACAAGATTTATCTTCGCTTGAATTATGCGCCATTAAATGTGTTAATCTTACTTGTATGGAAAAGGACTCGGCACAGGGTTGTCTAGAAGAAATTTCAATGTTGCATAAGTTACAGGCACCATGTGTTGTTAAGATGTTTGATTA TGAAATTAAGTATCCCATGGTTTACGTGGTGATGGAAATGGGAGATACTGATCTCAGTCGTCTTATAAAATCAATGTTGCAAGAAAAACAGATTCCTCTTACAATGATTCTGTACTATTGGACAGAAATGTTAACAGCCGTTAAACATATACACGATAATG GAGTAATTCATTCGGACTTGAAACCAGCAAATTTTTTACTGGTGCGGGGAAGATTGAAACTTATAGATTTTGGAATTGCTTCTAGTATGAATGCAGATATGACATCGGTTGTAAAAAACTGTCCGATTGGAACATTAAATTACATCAGCCCAGAAGCTTTGATGGACACTGGTGGAAATTCAGATTCTCCTAGCCAGAATGTTAAATATAAA ATCAGTTTTAAGTCGGACGTATGGTCGTTAGGATGTATTTTGTATAGTTTAGTTTATGGTCATACACCTTTTCATCATATTCGTTCACAATGGGCCAAAGTAAACGCTATAACTAATCCGAAACTAAACATTCTTTTCCCTGCAACTTTGTCGTCAGGGGAAGGTAATAAAGTTATACCGTCGCCACCAATTTTAATCGAAGTTATGCGTAAATGTCTTCAGCATGACCCTAAAGCACGGCCAACGGTAGCCGAGCTTTTACAAGTAGAATATGTGCCTACTGAACAAAAACGTACATTGACAGCGGTTCCTGAAATTCCAACAAATATTTTAGTGAAAATAAAGCATGCATTGAGCGAAGACGAATGGCGACAATTAATATCG attttgGAGAATAAACGGTATACATAA